A stretch of the Microcebus murinus isolate Inina chromosome 6, M.murinus_Inina_mat1.0, whole genome shotgun sequence genome encodes the following:
- the PSMC6 gene encoding 26S proteasome regulatory subunit 10B has translation MAFPGIPYERRLLIMADPRDKALQDYRKKLLEHKEIDGRLKELREQLKELTKQYEKSENDLKALQSVGQIVGEVLKQLTEEKFIVKATNGPRYVVGCRRQLDKSKLKPGTRVALDMTTLTIMRYLPREVDPLVYNMSHEDPGNVSYSEIGGLSEQIRELREVIELPLTNPELFQRVGIIPPKGCLLYGPPGTGKTLLARAVASQLDCNFLKVVSSSIVDKYIGESARLIREMFNYARDHQPCIIFMDEIDAIGGRRFSEGTSADREIQRTLMELLNQMDGFDTLHRVKMIMATNRPDTLDPALLRPGRLDRKIHIDLPNEQARLDILKIHAGPITKHGEIDYEAIVKLSDGFNGADLRNVCTEAGMFAIRADHDFVVQEDFMKAVRKVADSKKLESKLDYKPV, from the exons ATGGCCTTTCCCGGCATCCCCTATGAGCGACGGCTTCTCATCATGGCGGACCCTAGAGATAAGGCGCTTCAGGACTACCGCAAGAAGCTACTGGAGCACAAGGAGATCGACGGCCGTCTTAAGGAGT TAAGGGAACAATTAAAAGAACTTACCAAGCAGTACGAAAAGTCTGAAAATGATCTGAAAGCCCTACAAAGTGTTGGGCAG attGTGGGTGAAGTGCTTAAGcaattaactgaagaaaaat tcattGTGAAAGCTACAAATGGACCAAGATATGTTGTGGGTTGTCGTAGACAG CTTGACAAAAGTAAGCTAAAGCCAGGAACAAGAGTTGCTTTGGACATGACTACGCTAACTATCATGAG ATATTTGCCAAGAGAGGTGGATCCACTGGTTTACAACATGTCTCATGAGGACCCTGGGAATGTTTCTTATTCTGAGATTGGAGGACTATCAGAACAGATTCGGGAATTAAGAGAG GTAATAGAATTACCTCTTACAAATCCAGAATTATTCCAGCGTGTAGGAATAATACCTCCAAAAGGCTGTTTGTTATATGGACCACCAG GTACAGGAAAAACACTCTTGGCACGAGCTGTTGCTAGCCAGCTGGACTGTAATTTCTTAAAG GTTGTATCTAGTTCTATTGTAGACAAGTACATTGGTGAAAGTGCTCGTTTGATCAGAGAAATGTTTAATTATGCCAGGGACCATCAACCGTGCATCATTTTTATGGATGAAATAGATGCTATTG GTGGTCGTCGGTTTTCTGAGGGTACTTCAGCTGACAGAGAGATTCAGAGAACTTTAATGGAG ttACTGAATCAAATGGATGGATTTGATACTCTACATAGAGTTAAAATGATCATGGCTACAAACAGACCAGATACACTGGATCCTGCTTTGCTGCGTCCAGGAAGATTAGATAGAAAAATAC atattgaTTTGCCAAATGAACAAGCAAGATTAGACATATTGAAAATCCATGCAGGTCCCATTACAAAACATGGTGAAATAG atTATGAAGCGATTGTGAAGCTTTCTGATGGCTTTAATGGAGCAGACCTAAGAAATGTTTGTACTGAAGCAG GTATGTTTGCGATTCGTGCTGATCATGATTTTGTAGTACAGGAAGACTTCATGAAAGCAGTCAGAAAAGTGGCTGATTCTAAGAAACTAGAGTCTAAATTGGACTACAAACCTGTGTAA